From the bacterium genome, the window TACCCATCCCTCTCCATTTGGTGGGTCTGAATTTGGAGGAAGAAGGTCTGTAAGCTCATTTGTCCCTAAAGTCCTTCCCTCAAGCTTTATTTGGATTGTTCCAGTTGCACTTAATGATGCTTGAATATTAAGTTTTACTGTATCTGTCTCTGGTGTTCCACCACTCCATGTTCCAACAGAAATTATTGTTGATGTTGAGATTTGTTGGCTATCCTCTGGTAGGTTAATTATCCTGTCTCCTATGCAGATGCTATTGAATACAAGGGTTGAGGTATCAAGATTAGGAGAAAGCTGGTCGGCAATCTTTATCTCTTGAGCATATGCCGTAGCAGTAGGAAGGGCATTTTCAAAGTAGACAAGATACTGAAATGTTTGTTCGGGAGAAACCCATTTGTTCTCACCAAAGCCTGAAGGACCAGCTTTGTCATTGGGGTCGTAGGAGATAACTACCTTTAATGATCGCTTAAATATCGCAGCCATTTTATCTGCATCCTCTATGAGGGCTTCTTCCAGAATCCTCCATAAATCAAAATTTCTACTTGGGGGCTGTATCCAAAAAGGCTTCTCTTCTTCCGGCCACCTCTTCGGAGAACCAGAAAAAAGTGTAAAAAATTCATATACCCATGACGGCGGATTAGTGCTAAATTCCCAAGTTTGTAGTCCGGCCTTCTTGTACATATCATTCGCAAACTCCACACAATTCTTAAAGGGACCAATTGGAGGACTTAAATATGGAAACCTCTCCCCGACCATGTTCCATGCCTCAAGAGCTATTTTCTCCCCGATATTAGGCGTCCAGTCAGGGGTATGAGCATGTCCCACATACCCTCCTTCCCCCTTTTTCCACTGCGCAAAAGGTGTAACCTTCACGAAGTCATCAGTATTGTGGTCGATTACAAATCCGTTGCCATTAGCATCCTCCACATAAATACCAACGTGACCCGTGCCGCCTGGTGGTGGAGACAAACGGAAAACCATATCTCCACGCTGGGGCTCACTATTCGCCTGAAGTGACTTAAGAATCTGTAATTCAAGAAATTCCGACTCCAATCTATTTCTCGCTGGCGACTCTAATATACTCTGTTCCACCATAAAAATAGAGGCACTAATAGGTATATCAACCCTTTGTGTTGTTGTCAGTTTCAGAGGAAACTCATCTATGGAACCAGCGGGAACATGTGTAATAATAAACCATAAGGAAATCTTCGAGCCACTGTCCAGAGCATCTTCTGGCTTAATTTGTTCCAACGTTGGCTCAGCCAATGGAACATTAACTTCGTAATTAACATTTCGAGGTTGACGGAGTAACAAAAGTACGCTATGTGCATCCAGATTCCCAGCATTACCATATCGAATCCAATAGGTTTGCTCTCTACCAACTTGTATCTGTTCCCTCCCTACAATCTCCACCCACAGCTTTGGCTCTCCTCCTTGCTCAATAGTAAATCCTCCTGGCAATACGAGAGTCCCCTCAAGGTTTTCTACCACAACATCCCATATCCCTGGCTCTTTATTTGTAAGGTCAAATGTTGTGGTAAGGCGATTAGGGGTATAAACTATAGATATTCCAGTAATCTCATAAACCCCTCTCTTTAATTTAGGGATAGCCCCTTCCTTAAAACCCCTTCCAATTATTTTTACTGTGACTTGCCCTGCATTCCCTCCCTTGCTTGGAGATATACTTAAGATAGCAGGTGGTAAAATTATTTGAAATTCATAGGCACCTATATCTACGATGCCATTTATAATCCTTGGATTACCGTCTTTGTCGGTGGTAAGCCAGCTTGGGACTGCAGAATTTGAACCTGCATCAATGCAGGGGGAGGAGGAACCAAGGCGATAATCACTCTCGGCAAATTGGGGGTCATCTGAGATGTCATTTGGTCCAGCAGAGCAACCAGAATAATTATTAAAGCCATTATCTCCATTTTCCCAGACATCGTTGTAGTCAATGGTAGGGGTGCCAGGAGGATCTCCACCATTCCGAATGCCATAGGTCCAATCATTGGATGTGCCATTTTGGACAATGATATTGTTGGTGATATTTAGGGAGGAGTTCCAGCAGAAAATGCCATCCTTGCTATTTCCCGATATTGTGTTATTGGTGATGGTGGGGGAGGAGGAGTACTCGCAGGAGATGCCATAATCGCTATTCCCCGAGATTGTGTTGTTGGTAATGGCTGGGGAGGAGGAGAAGGAGCAGGAGATGCCATGGTAGCTATTCCCCGATATGGTGTTGTTGGTGATGGCTGGGGAGGAGTACCACCCGCAGTCGATGCCATCATATCTATTCCCCGATATGATGTTATGCGTGATGGCTGGGGAGGAGTGGGTGTCGCAGGAGATGCCACACTTGCTATTCGCCAAGATGGTGTTATGCGTGATGGTTGGGGAGGAGCCGTAGCAGGAGATGCCATTCCAGCTATTCTCCGCGATGGTGTTATTGGTAATGGTTGGGGAGGAGGAGCAGCAGGAGATGCCACTCCCTTTATTCCCCGATATTGTGTTATTGGTGATAGCTGGGGAGGAGGAGTTTTGGCAGTAGATGCCATACTTGCTATTCGCCAAGATGGTGTTGTTGGTGATGGTTGGGGAGGAGTTGCCGCAGTAGATGCCATCATTATTCCCTGAGATGGTGTTATGCGTGATTACTGGTTCTGCACCATTGTTGCAGTATATTCCATAACTTGCCCCGGTTATCCAAAAGCCTGAAATAGAGACATTATCTGTAAATGTTCCATCAAAGGTTACCCCATTATTTCCTGAAGGAGGTTTGATCGTAGGTGTTCCGTTTCCAATTAGGGCAATCCCTTTGTCGATATAGACAGGTTCTGTATAAGTTCCAGCCGTAACCGAGACCGTAGCCTCAGGAGGACAAATATCCACTCCTCTCTGGATAGTAGAGTATGGATATTGTTGCGAGCCATTCTCGATCCCTGTGGTGCTGCTTTTATCAACATAAATAGTGGTCGTCTCTGTGGAGAGCATCCTGAGTTCTATTTTGAGAATTGGGCCATCTACCCTGATCCCTCCTCTATAGGAATGATAATAGCTGGCACAGGATGCCCTGATGGCATATGTTCCGAAAGGTAGATTTTCGATGGTATAGGTGCCATTATCACTGGTGATTGCCTCGCCTCTTGTTAGACTCAATATCTTTGCCAGAGAGATTACCTTTACCAGGGCTCCGGAAATGGGATCGCCGTTTGTATCCGTGACCGTCCCAAAGATAGAACCGGAAAAAGAAGGAGGGGTATCTTGATACTCATAGGCACCCATATCAACTATGCCATTTATAATCCTTGGATTGCCGTCTTTATCAGTCGATGTCCCGTAGATTCCGGGGGCGGTGTTTGAGCCTGCATCAATGCAGAGTGAACCAGAACCCAAATGGTAGTCACCATTGCCGATAAACTGCGGATCAAGGGATATATCGTGCAAGCCAGCAGAGCAGTGGTAGTAATTATTATTACCGCCTTGCCCATTCCGAAAGACACAGTTGTAGTCGATGATTGGGTTGCCTGAGTATTTATAAATACCATAATAACTTGTGCTTGTTGTCCCGTTTTCAGTAATAATGTTATTGGTGATGGCTGGGGAGGAGGAGTCGCAGTAGATGCCATCCTCGCTATTGCCTGAGATTGTGTTATTGGTAATGGTTGGGGAGGAGGAGTACTCGCAGGAGATACCATCATCACTATTTCCCGATATGGTGTTGTTGGTAATGGCTGGGGAGGAGGAGAGGCAGTAGATGCCACAGCCATTCACTGAGATTGTGTTGTTGGTGATGGTTGGGAAGGAGGAGTTGGAGTAGATGCCATATCTGCTATGCCCCGCTATGGTGTTGTTGCTGATGGTTGGGGAGGAGGCGTGGCAGTAGATGCCATCCCATTTATTCCCCGCTATGGTGTTGTTGCTGATGGTTCCCGAGGAGGAGAAGCACCAGATGCCACAGTCATTCCCTGAGATTGTGTTGTTGGTGATGTTTGAGAAGGAGAAGCACCAGATGCCACAGTCATTCCCTGAGATTGTGTTGTTGGTGATGTTTGGGGAGGAAGAGTTGTCGCAGTAGATGCCATAGCTATTGCCCGATATGGTGTTGTTGGTGATGTTTGGGGAGGAGCAGGAGATGCCCCGATCGCTATTCCCCGAGATTGTGTTGTTGATGATGGTTGGGGAGGAGGAGTAGCAGCAGATGCCATGGTAGCTATTCCCCGAGATTGTGTTGTTGGTGATATTTGGGGAGGAGGAGTAGCAGTTGATGCCATAGCTATTCCCCGATATGGTATTATGGATAATGGTTGGATTTGCACCATTATGGCAACATATTCCACTGTTACTTGCTCCAGTTATGGTAAAGCCTGTAATTGTGCCGTTTGCATTATTGCTATCAAAGGTTATGATACCGTAATTGCCTAAACCAGATGAAGTGATTGTGCAAATATCTGCACCCGCTCCAATTAAGGTTAAGGTTTTGTTAAGATAAACTGTGCCGGTGTAACCTCCAGGGGAAACAGAGACTATGCCACCAATAGGGCAGGCATTTATTCCTTGCTGGATTGCGGTATAAGTTCCAATGATTTGGCCTAAAGAATCATAGACTGTAACTGAGCCAGTTACGGTTGGGGTTCCTTGGAATTCATAGGCACCCATATCAACAATGCCATTTACAATCCTTGGATTACCATCTTTGTCAGTGGTAATGGTACCTATGGCTGTGTTTGAGCCAAAATCTATGCAGGGGGAATTTGATTGGAAATGAAAGTCAGTTAAGCTTATAAATTGTGGGTCAAGTGAGATGTCGTTTGGTCCAGGAGAGCAATTGCCATAATTACCTGAAGAATTATTCCAAATATCGTTGTAGTTCATCGTGGGATTGCCAGAAGCTCGGTAGATGCCATACCATCTATTATTTACAATGATATTGTTGGTGATTTGTGGCGAGGAGGAGAAGAAGTAGATGCCATACCAGCCATTCCCCGATATTGTATTGTTAGTGATGGTGGGGGAGGAGTAGTCGCAGTCGATGCCATCACAGGTATTCTCCAATATTGTGTTGTTGGTGATTTGTGGCGAGGGGTAGTAGTGGCAGGAGATGCCATATCTGGTATTCCCCGATATGGTATTGTTGGTGATGGTTGAGAAGGAGGAGTTGCAGAAGATGCCATAGCTATTCCATGAGATGGTGTTATTGGTGATGGCTGGGGAGGAGGAGTCGCAGTAGATGCCATAGCGATTCCCCGAGATGGTATTATGGATAATGGTTGGGTTTGCACTATTTGTACCAAATATTCCACTGCCATATGGCCAAACTGTGCTTGTTGCCCCAGTTATGGTAAATCCTGTGATTGTTCCCTTTGCATTTGTGCCATCAAAGGTTACCGTGTTTGTATCGCCTAAGCCAGAGGCTGTAATTGTGCAAACACCTTGAGCCGCACCAATCAAAGTAATATTTTTGTTGATATAAACCGCCTCATTGTAGGTTCCCGTTGAAACAATAACCCGATCCCCAGGATTTGCCGCATCTATTGCCAACTGGATTGTCGTATAACTTCCTGGCACATACAAATCCACTGCCATTGCCCCCTGGGTTAAAAAACCCATCCCAAATACCACTAAAGCCAATAGCTTCTTCATCCCGTTAGACCTCTTTTTATATCCCATTAAACCCTTCATATCACAGCAAGGTCTTGTGGGATTCATCTTTTTATACCTCCTGAAAAATAGTTTTGAGCCACAGACACAGAAAAACACAGAAAAAGTAATGCCTCAGTTATCGGGTGTAAAGGGAGTAAAATTGAGTGAAATTGGAAATTAGAAATTGGGGAGAGAAGTGAAAAACTCAATTTCCAATTTCCAATTTCAGC encodes:
- a CDS encoding right-handed parallel beta-helix repeat-containing protein, with translation MNPTRPCCDMKGLMGYKKRSNGMKKLLALVVFGMGFLTQGAMAVDLYVPGSYTTIQLAIDAANPGDRVIVSTGTYNEAVYINKNITLIGAAQGVCTITASGLGDTNTVTFDGTNAKGTITGFTITGATSTVWPYGSGIFGTNSANPTIIHNTISGNRYGIYCDSSSPAITNNTISWNSYGIFCNSSFSTITNNTISGNTRYGISCHYYPSPQITNNTILENTCDGIDCDYSSPTITNNTISGNGWYGIYFFSSSPQITNNIIVNNRWYGIYRASGNPTMNYNDIWNNSSGNYGNCSPGPNDISLDPQFISLTDFHFQSNSPCIDFGSNTAIGTITTDKDGNPRIVNGIVDMGAYEFQGTPTVTGSVTVYDSLGQIIGTYTAIQQGINACPIGGIVSVSPGGYTGTVYLNKTLTLIGAGADICTITSSGLGNYGIITFDSNNANGTITGFTITGASNSGICCHNGANPTIIHNTISGNSYGINCYSSSPNITNNTISGNSYHGICCYSSSPTIINNTISGNSDRGISCSSPNITNNTISGNSYGIYCDNSSSPNITNNTISGNDCGIWCFSFSNITNNTISGNDCGIWCFSSSGTISNNTIAGNKWDGIYCHASSPTISNNTIAGHSRYGIYSNSSFPTITNNTISVNGCGIYCLSSSPAITNNTISGNSDDGISCEYSSSPTITNNTISGNSEDGIYCDSSSPAITNNIITENGTTSTSYYGIYKYSGNPIIDYNCVFRNGQGGNNNYYHCSAGLHDISLDPQFIGNGDYHLGSGSLCIDAGSNTAPGIYGTSTDKDGNPRIINGIVDMGAYEYQDTPPSFSGSIFGTVTDTNGDPISGALVKVISLAKILSLTRGEAITSDNGTYTIENLPFGTYAIRASCASYYHSYRGGIRVDGPILKIELRMLSTETTTIYVDKSSTTGIENGSQQYPYSTIQRGVDICPPEATVSVTAGTYTEPVYIDKGIALIGNGTPTIKPPSGNNGVTFDGTFTDNVSISGFWITGASYGIYCNNGAEPVITHNTISGNNDGIYCGNSSPTITNNTILANSKYGIYCQNSSSPAITNNTISGNKGSGISCCSSSPTITNNTIAENSWNGISCYGSSPTITHNTILANSKCGISCDTHSSPAITHNIISGNRYDGIDCGWYSSPAITNNTISGNSYHGISCSFSSSPAITNNTISGNSDYGISCEYSSSPTITNNTISGNSKDGIFCWNSSLNITNNIIVQNGTSNDWTYGIRNGGDPPGTPTIDYNDVWENGDNGFNNYSGCSAGPNDISDDPQFAESDYRLGSSSPCIDAGSNSAVPSWLTTDKDGNPRIINGIVDIGAYEFQIILPPAILSISPSKGGNAGQVTVKIIGRGFKEGAIPKLKRGVYEITGISIVYTPNRLTTTFDLTNKEPGIWDVVVENLEGTLVLPGGFTIEQGGEPKLWVEIVGREQIQVGREQTYWIRYGNAGNLDAHSVLLLLRQPRNVNYEVNVPLAEPTLEQIKPEDALDSGSKISLWFIITHVPAGSIDEFPLKLTTTQRVDIPISASIFMVEQSILESPARNRLESEFLELQILKSLQANSEPQRGDMVFRLSPPPGGTGHVGIYVEDANGNGFVIDHNTDDFVKVTPFAQWKKGEGGYVGHAHTPDWTPNIGEKIALEAWNMVGERFPYLSPPIGPFKNCVEFANDMYKKAGLQTWEFSTNPPSWVYEFFTLFSGSPKRWPEEEKPFWIQPPSRNFDLWRILEEALIEDADKMAAIFKRSLKVVISYDPNDKAGPSGFGENKWVSPEQTFQYLVYFENALPTATAYAQEIKIADQLSPNLDTSTLVFNSICIGDRIINLPEDSQQISTSTIISVGTWSGGTPETDTVKLNIQASLSATGTIQIKLEGRTLGTNELTDLLPPNSDPPNGEGWVSFTIKPKSNLSSGTQIKNKASIVFDTNDPMDTPEVFNTIDSGIPTSYVKPLPAISTSTSFNLEWQGSDDLNGSGIRNYTIYCSDNESPYATIYVATSTGAYTYTGEYHHRYRFYSRASDNVGNLEAIPESPDCEILLIPEGIRIEADKRAIPIFGTTSLYCFAKGTESLFATWTLSGNIGTLSSHFGTSTIFYATQIGIGTITAFDGTSTAQIPIVVGECVDEIRIWTGTLTATWGTATARFGTSTREVYLLPIGTVSSAILQSLTGNIGIGMKINAFGTSATEITGTLTTPVQIMFNYDETVLGNIDERTLMLYLSSDGNLWKLVVDSNRDADANIVYGTITHLSFVAPAGKSKITAASDLTGVFVYPNPCYASRGQQLHFKRLTAQCTIKVFNIVGELVKEIEHNNGTDEEVWTNPREVASGVYIYLIKNEQGQKAIGKLGIIK